From Triticum aestivum cultivar Chinese Spring chromosome 4A, IWGSC CS RefSeq v2.1, whole genome shotgun sequence, a single genomic window includes:
- the LOC123081607 gene encoding uncharacterized protein, with product MADWGPVVVATVLFVLLTPGLLFQLPAQGRIVAFGSMHTGGLAILIHAVIYFALITIFLIAIGVHIYAG from the coding sequence ATGGCGGACTGGGGGCCGGTCGTGGTCGCGACGGTGCTCTTCGTGCTGCTGACGCCGGGGCTGCTGTTCCAGCTGCCGGCGCAGGGCCGGATCGTGGCCTTCGGCAGCATGCACACCGGCGGCCTCGCCATCCTCATCCACGCCGTCATCTACTTCGCCCTCATCACCATCTTCCTCATCGCCATCGGGGTCCACATCTACGCCGGCTAG
- the LOC123081608 gene encoding protein IQ-DOMAIN 19: MGRAGRWLRNFLAGGRKDGKRDRPNAEATPGPGPGATPKEKRWSFRRPVALAPEQPGCGVVPRESADGVGASRSSATSEAGFDEKKRAVAVAVATATAADVAGAAAQAAATVARLSSRKVPHLTPPASLLAEGAAAVRIQASFRGYLARTALCALRGIVKLQALVRGQLVRKQAKATLRCMQALLAAQSQLRAQRMRFLQVQDHHPHHTPPPRPRPSSQHSRHRLSSYEMDRSSEENVKIVEMDSGDQPARRGGARGGDRQYSSVEYHHGGGRCSPAPSAMTELSPRASSWHVEDHLSFGTAHSSPRSHSHNASAAMAEPAASDLAFPSYMSNTESSRAKARSQSAPKQRAAAEALERQPSGRRKGAEHRSVPRGARMQRSSSQQQAGSAPRQSPFFHRPWSSSTSVRLDTSTASLKDSECGSTTSSVVTAATTVSTVYSRTRSLVGFEVRRALY; the protein is encoded by the exons ATGGGGAGGGCGGGGAGGTGGCTCAGGAACTTCTTGGCCGGCGGCAGGAAGGATGGGAAGAGGGACAGGCCAAACGCCGAGGCCACGCCTGGACCGGGACCGGGGGCGACGCCCAAGGAGAAGAGGTGGAGCTTCCGGCGGCCGGTGGCGCtggcgccggagcagccggggtgcGGCGTCGTGCCGCGTGAGTCCGCCGACGGCGTTGGCGCGTCTCGGTCGTCAGCGACGTCGGAGGCGGGGTTCGACGAGAAGAAGCGCGCCGTGGCAGTGGCTGTGGCGACTGCGACCGCGGCAGACGTGGCGGGCgccgcggcgcaggcggcggccaCTGTGGCACGGTTGTCTTCCCGCAAGGTGCCGCACCTGACGCCGCCGGCGAGCCTCCTCGCCGAGGGGGCGGCGGCTGTCAGGATTCAGGCATCCTTCAGAGGCTATCTG GCGAGAACGGCGCTGTGCGCGCTGAGGGGCATCGTGAAGCTGCAGGCGCTGGTGCGGGGGCAGCTGGTGAGGAAGCAGGCCAAGGCCACGCTCCGGTGCATGCAGGCCCTGCTCGCGGCGCAGTCCCAGCTGCGCGCGCAGCGCATGCGCTTCCTCCAAGTCCAAGACCACCACCCCCACCACACACCGCCGCCCAGGCCACGACCGTCGTCGCAGCACTCGAGGCACCGCCTATCGTCCTAC GAGATGGACCGGTCGAGCGAGGAGAATGTGAAGATCGTGGAGATGGACAGCGGCGACCagccggcgcggcgcggcggggcgAGGGGCGGTGACAGGCAGTACTCTTCCGTCGAGTACCACCACGGCGGCGGCAGGTGCTCGCCGGCGCCGTCGGCCATGACGGAGCTGAGCCCGAGGGCGAGCAGCTGGCACGTGGAGGACCACCTGTCCTTCGGGACGGCGCACAGCAGCCCGCGCTCCCACTCCCACAACGCGTCGGCGGCCATGGCGGAGCCGGCGGCGTCGGACCTGGCGTTCCCGAGCTACATGAGCAACACCGAGTCGTCGAGGGCCAAGGCGCGGTCCCAGAGCGCGCCGAAGCAGCGCGCCGCCGCCGAGGCGCTGGAGAGGCAGCCGAGCGGCAGGCGGAAGGGGGCGGAGCACAGGAGCGTGCCGCGGGGCGCCCGGATGCAGCGGTCGTCGTCGCAGCAGCAGGCCGGGTCGGCGCCGCGGCAGTCGCCCTTCTTCCACCGGCCGTGGTCGTCGTCGACGTCGGTCAGGCTGGACACGTCGACGGCGTCGCTCAAGGACAGCGAGTGCGGGTCCACCACCAGCTCCGTGGTGACCGCGGCCACCACCGTGTCCACCGTCTACAGCCGGACCCGCTCGCTCGTCGGATTCGAG gTGCGCAGGGCCCTGTATTAA
- the LOC123084859 gene encoding basic blue protein-like → MARPSMGAVALVLLLAWCCAATTVRAREWIVGGDKGWTFGVAGWENDKPIQPGDTLVFKYKPGAHNVVKVEVDGYMDCKAPDGATVHSSGNDTFEMPGGKAYFICTFPGHCEKGMRIGIPPR, encoded by the exons ATGGCACGACCAAGCATGGGCGCCGTCGCCCTCGTGCTGCTTCTGGCCTGGTGCTGCGCGGCGACCACCGTGCGAGCGAGGGAGTGGATCGTCGGCGGCGACAAGGGGTGGACCTTCGGCGTCGCCGGCTGGGAGAACGACAAGCCGATCCAGCCCGGCGACACGCTCG TGTTCAAGTACAAGCCTGGAGCGCACAACGTGGTGAAGGTGGAGGTGGACGGGTACATGGACTGCAAGGCCCCCGACGGCGCCACGGTTCACTCCTCCGGCAACGACACCTTCGAGATGCCCGGCGGCAAGGCCTACTTCATCTGCACCTTCCCCGGCCACTGCGAGAAGGGCATGAGGATCGGCATCCCGCCTAGATAG